The DNA segment CTTCCGCCTGGCCTGCCCCCCGGCCGTCCGGGTCACGGTGTCCCCGCTGACCGCGGCGGACATCGAACCGCTGGCGGAGGCGATCGAGGCGGCGGTACGGCCGTCTCCGTCACGGGTGTACGGGTAGCGGCATGCCGCGTCTTTACGGCTAGCGGCATGCCGCGTCCGGCCCCTCAGGCGCCCTTCCGCCCCCGCACCTGGGTGAGCGCCGCCCCCGCGAGCACGATCGCCGCGCCCGCCGGAGTGTTCCAGCGCAGCGTCTCCCCGAGGATCGCGACGCCCGCCGCGGTCGCGATGACCGGGATGAAGTAGGTGACCATCTGCGCGGTCGTGGGACCGACTTCGGCGACCAGCCCGTACTGGAGGAGCACGGCGAGTCCGGTGCCGAGCGCGCCCAGCGCGGCGACGGCCAGCAGCGGCACCAGGGCGAAGTGCTTCGGCATGCCGGTGAACAGGGGAGTGACGACGGCCAGTTGCACCGTGGCCACCAGCAACTGCCCGCCGGTCATCGACAGATGGGAGTTGCCCGTGCCCGCCAGCGTCCGGCGGACGTAGATCCAGCCCACCGGGTAGCTCAGCGAGGCGAGCAGGGCCATCGCCGTGCCGGTGGCGTCGAGGCCGTGGAAGCCCTGCCAGGCGCCGAGCACCGTCAGCACCCCGAGGAAGCCGAGCCCCAGCCCGGCCACCCGGACCCGGGTGGGCCGGTCCTCGGAGAGCGCGACCACGGACAGCGCCATGCCCCACAGCGGCGACGTGGCGTTGCAGATGCCGGCCAGGGTGGAGGGGATGGTCAGCTCGGAATAGGCGAAGAGGGAGAACGGCAGGGCGTTCAGGAAGAACGCCGCGACCGCCATGTGCGCCCACAGCCGGCTTCCGCGCGGCAGCCGCTCCCGCTTGACGGCCATCGCCGCCACCAGCACCGCCGTACCGAAGACCAGCCGGCCGAGGGTGACCTGGAACGGGGCGTACCCGCTCGTCCCCACCTTGATCAGCAGAAAGCTGAAGCCCCAGATCAGCGACAGGGCGCCGAAGCGCAGCCGCCAGTCGAGGCGCGGGCGAGGAGGCGACTGGTCCTGGGTGGCGGGCGACCGGTCCGGCGTGGCGGGGGACGGGGTTCGGGGTGCGGTGACCGTGCTCATGACGCCTACCATGCGGGACCAGACGTCGTAGCACAATCGAGAAATCTCACGAGGTATCTCGTAGGATCGCTTATATGTTGAACTTGGAGCGCCTG comes from the Streptomyces sp. SUK 48 genome and includes:
- a CDS encoding DMT family transporter, producing the protein MSTVTAPRTPSPATPDRSPATQDQSPPRPRLDWRLRFGALSLIWGFSFLLIKVGTSGYAPFQVTLGRLVFGTAVLVAAMAVKRERLPRGSRLWAHMAVAAFFLNALPFSLFAYSELTIPSTLAGICNATSPLWGMALSVVALSEDRPTRVRVAGLGLGFLGVLTVLGAWQGFHGLDATGTAMALLASLSYPVGWIYVRRTLAGTGNSHLSMTGGQLLVATVQLAVVTPLFTGMPKHFALVPLLAVAALGALGTGLAVLLQYGLVAEVGPTTAQMVTYFIPVIATAAGVAILGETLRWNTPAGAAIVLAGAALTQVRGRKGA